In Acidimicrobiia bacterium, the following are encoded in one genomic region:
- the fabF gene encoding beta-ketoacyl-ACP synthase II, with protein MSDALTDHRGRPRVAVTGLGVKTPAGTDVDSFWATIRAGRPTAGPIQAFDSSDQLVHFACEVHDFDPETYLGPKEARRLDRVTHLGFTAAIDALADAGEVNADPGRCAVMASTGIGGLSTLEDNCKAYFDRGPSRVSPFFVPMMMPNATAGVISMHLGWTGPALCIATACAAGTNAIGEGVRLIRDGSADVVLAGGTEFPITPITIAAFARMGALSSRHDNPQGASRPFDANRDGFVIAEGAGFVVLESVERARARGARIYGEVAGYGRNSDAYHITAPSPGGIGAAACMQQAIDDAGVAPSEIGHVNAHGTSTELNDASEAEAIRKVFGDDTPPVTSNKGSLGHMIAGAGAAEAVASFLSIRDGVVPPTANIERVGDDIGLDVVSGTAREIGAKPVLSNSFGFGGHNATLVLIPSA; from the coding sequence TGGGGGTCAAGACCCCGGCCGGCACCGACGTCGACTCGTTCTGGGCAACCATCCGCGCCGGTCGGCCGACCGCGGGCCCCATCCAGGCCTTCGACTCCTCCGACCAGCTCGTGCACTTCGCCTGTGAGGTGCACGACTTCGATCCCGAGACGTACCTCGGACCGAAGGAGGCGCGTCGGCTCGACCGCGTGACCCACCTCGGCTTCACCGCGGCGATCGACGCACTTGCCGACGCCGGTGAGGTGAACGCCGACCCAGGACGCTGCGCGGTGATGGCGTCGACGGGGATCGGTGGTCTCAGCACCCTCGAGGACAACTGCAAGGCGTACTTCGACCGTGGTCCGTCACGTGTCAGCCCGTTCTTCGTGCCGATGATGATGCCCAACGCCACTGCCGGTGTGATCTCGATGCACCTCGGCTGGACCGGTCCGGCGTTGTGCATCGCTACCGCGTGTGCCGCTGGCACGAACGCGATCGGCGAAGGTGTCCGCCTCATCCGCGACGGCTCGGCCGACGTGGTGTTGGCGGGTGGCACCGAGTTCCCGATCACACCGATCACGATCGCCGCGTTCGCTCGTATGGGCGCATTGAGCAGCCGGCACGACAATCCCCAAGGCGCCTCGCGCCCGTTCGACGCGAATCGGGACGGCTTCGTGATCGCCGAAGGTGCCGGCTTCGTTGTGCTCGAGTCGGTCGAGCGCGCTCGCGCCCGCGGCGCGCGCATCTACGGCGAGGTCGCCGGCTACGGGCGCAACTCCGACGCGTACCACATCACCGCGCCCTCACCCGGTGGCATCGGCGCTGCCGCGTGCATGCAGCAGGCGATCGATGACGCCGGCGTCGCACCGAGCGAGATCGGCCATGTGAACGCGCACGGAACGTCCACCGAGCTCAACGATGCATCGGAGGCCGAGGCGATCCGCAAGGTGTTCGGCGACGACACACCGCCCGTCACCTCCAACAAGGGATCGCTGGGCCACATGATCGCCGGGGCCGGTGCCGCGGAAGCGGTTGCCTCGTTCTTGTCGATCCGCGACGGCGTCGTACCGCCCACTGCGAACATCGAGCGGGTTGGAGACGACATCGGACTCGACGTGGTGTCGGGCACCGCGCGCGAGATCGGTGCCAAGCCGGTGCTGTCGAACTCGTTCGGCTTCGGCGGACACAACGCAACCTTGGTGTTGATCCCGAGCGCTTGA